One window from the genome of Amycolatopsis sp. NBC_01480 encodes:
- a CDS encoding GroES family chaperonin, with amino-acid sequence MSDVSDGPQLEIQMLHDRVLVRLSPEEGERRSSGGIVIPATAQVARRLAWGDVLGVGNSVRNVKPGDRVLFNPEDQFEVEIKGEGHLVMRERDIHAVATERTEHGTGLYL; translated from the coding sequence ATGAGCGACGTGTCCGACGGCCCCCAGCTCGAGATCCAGATGCTGCACGACCGGGTGCTCGTGCGGCTGTCCCCCGAGGAGGGCGAGCGACGCAGCAGCGGCGGCATCGTCATCCCGGCGACCGCGCAAGTGGCGCGCAGGCTCGCCTGGGGTGATGTACTGGGCGTGGGCAACAGCGTGCGCAACGTCAAGCCGGGCGACCGGGTGCTTTTCAACCCTGAAGACCAGTTCGAGGTCGAGATCAAGGGCGAGGGGCACCTGGTGATGCGCGAGCGGGACATCCACGCCGTCGCCACCGAGCGGACCG